One Psychrosphaera aestuarii DNA window includes the following coding sequences:
- the rpoC gene encoding DNA-directed RNA polymerase subunit beta': protein MKDLLKFLKQQNKSEEFDSIRIGLASPDVVRSWSFGEVKKPETINYRTFKPERDGLFCARIFGPVKDYECLCGKYKRLKHRGVICEKCGVEVTLTKVRRERMGHIELASPVAHIWFLKSLPSRIGLMLDMTLRDIERVLYFESYAVTEPGMTTLEKGQMLSEEEYLDSLEEHGDEFEAKMGAEAVFDLLKDIDINQQYAEMKEELPTVTSETKRKKLTKRLKLMEAFCNSGNRPEWMVMTVLPVLPPDLRPLVPLDGGRFATSDLNDLYRRVINRNNRLKRLLDLAAPDIIVRNEKRMLQEAVDALLDNGRRGRAITGSNKRPLKSLADMIKGKQGRFRQNLLGKRVDYSGRSVITVGPTLKLHQCGLPKKMALELFKPFIYGKLELRGMATTIKAAKKMVEREAAEVWDILDEVIREHPVMLNRAPTLHRLGIQAFEPVLIEGKAIQLHPLVCAAYNADFDGDQMAVHVPLTLEAQLEARALMMSTNNILSPANGEPIIVPSQDVVLGIYYMTRDRVNARGEGQVFKDTKEAEKAYRSGVADLHARVKVRINEVTIAEDGTRTSQLVIKDTTVGRAILSMIAPEGFPFDLMNQAIGKKQISMLINECYRRLGIKDTVMFADQIMYTGFHYAMLAGNSIGIDDMVIPQAKYDLIDDAQAEVAEIQDQFQQGLVTAGEKYNKVIDIWSTANEKVSKAMMDNLSTEKVINRDGEEETMPSFNSVFMMADSGARGSAAQIRQLAGMRGLMAKPDGSIIETPITANFREGLNVLQYFISTHGARKGLADTALKTANSGYLTRRLVDVGQDLVINEHDCGTTEGLTMKPLIEGGDVVEPLRERVLGRVTLNDVTAPNSDEVLVEAGVMLDEKLCDLIEEHSVDEVEVRSIITCDNDFGVCAACYGRDLARGHLINQGEAVGVIAAQSIGEPGTQLTMRTFHIGGAASRNTAANSVQVKSDGTIRLHNAKHVTNADGKLVITSRSAEVTVIDDHGRERERYKLPYGAVMTIADGAEVKGNDTVANWDPHSHPIIVERPAKVQFSDVEEANTEVQTDELTGLTRTVVKDLSLANAKEPKLIIDSGDSGMQEIRLPSFTTIEAKDGSNVVPGDVLARIPQEGSKTRDITGGLPRVADLFEARKPKEPAILAEISGAVSFGKETKGKKRLVITPVEGDAHEEMIPKWRQLNVFEGETVERGEVIADGPESPHDILRLRGITAFSNFIVNEVQEVYRLQGVKINDKHIEAICRQMLRKAIITDAGQSEFLVGEQVEVSKVKIANRKLAAEGKDLVKFTRDLLGITKASLATESFISAASFQETTRVLTEAAVSGKRDDLRGLKENVIVGRLIPAGTGFSYHQEKAAAAAAFDEVEESVSMEDAEQALADALNAE from the coding sequence GTGAAAGACTTACTTAAGTTTTTGAAACAACAAAATAAAAGCGAAGAGTTTGATTCAATTCGAATCGGCTTAGCGTCTCCAGACGTCGTTCGCTCATGGTCTTTTGGTGAAGTTAAAAAGCCAGAAACCATTAACTATCGTACGTTCAAGCCTGAGCGTGATGGTTTATTCTGTGCGCGTATTTTCGGCCCAGTTAAAGACTACGAGTGTTTGTGTGGTAAGTACAAACGCCTTAAGCACCGTGGTGTTATCTGTGAAAAATGTGGTGTTGAAGTTACCCTAACTAAAGTACGTCGTGAGCGTATGGGTCACATCGAATTGGCTAGCCCAGTTGCACACATTTGGTTCTTGAAATCACTACCGTCTCGTATTGGCTTAATGCTAGATATGACGTTACGTGATATTGAACGTGTTCTTTATTTTGAATCATATGCGGTTACTGAACCTGGCATGACGACTCTTGAAAAAGGTCAAATGTTGTCAGAAGAAGAATACCTAGATTCTTTAGAAGAGCATGGCGATGAATTTGAAGCGAAAATGGGTGCAGAAGCCGTTTTTGATCTTCTTAAAGACATCGACATCAATCAGCAATATGCAGAGATGAAAGAAGAATTACCAACGGTAACTTCTGAAACTAAGCGTAAGAAGCTGACTAAACGTCTTAAATTAATGGAAGCATTCTGTAATTCAGGTAACCGCCCAGAGTGGATGGTTATGACTGTATTACCAGTTCTTCCACCAGATCTTCGTCCTCTAGTACCACTAGATGGCGGTCGTTTTGCGACTTCAGATCTGAACGATTTATACCGTCGTGTAATTAACCGTAATAACCGTCTTAAGCGTCTATTAGACCTTGCTGCGCCTGACATTATCGTACGTAACGAAAAACGTATGCTACAGGAAGCGGTAGATGCGTTATTAGATAACGGTCGTCGTGGTCGTGCAATTACCGGTTCTAACAAACGTCCTCTTAAATCTTTAGCTGACATGATTAAAGGTAAGCAAGGTCGTTTCCGCCAGAACTTACTTGGTAAGCGTGTTGATTACTCTGGTCGTTCTGTAATTACCGTTGGTCCTACACTGAAACTTCATCAGTGTGGTCTACCTAAGAAAATGGCACTTGAGTTATTCAAGCCATTTATTTACGGAAAATTAGAACTTCGTGGCATGGCTACAACTATTAAAGCCGCGAAGAAAATGGTTGAACGTGAAGCTGCTGAAGTTTGGGATATCTTAGATGAAGTTATCCGTGAACACCCTGTAATGCTTAACCGTGCACCTACACTTCACAGACTTGGTATTCAAGCATTTGAACCAGTTCTAATTGAAGGTAAAGCTATCCAATTGCACCCATTAGTTTGTGCGGCATATAACGCCGACTTCGATGGTGACCAAATGGCGGTACACGTACCATTAACACTTGAAGCTCAGTTAGAAGCTCGCGCGTTAATGATGTCAACTAACAACATTCTATCTCCAGCGAATGGTGAGCCAATCATCGTTCCTTCACAGGACGTTGTATTAGGTATCTACTACATGACTCGTGACCGCGTAAATGCACGTGGCGAAGGTCAAGTATTTAAAGATACTAAAGAAGCTGAAAAAGCTTACCGTAGTGGTGTTGCTGATTTACATGCGCGCGTTAAAGTACGTATTAATGAAGTAACAATTGCTGAAGATGGTACTCGTACTTCACAATTAGTGATTAAAGATACAACAGTGGGCCGTGCAATATTATCTATGATTGCACCTGAAGGTTTCCCATTTGATCTGATGAACCAAGCAATTGGTAAAAAGCAAATCTCTATGTTGATCAATGAGTGTTACCGTCGTCTTGGTATCAAAGATACCGTGATGTTCGCTGACCAAATCATGTATACAGGCTTCCATTACGCGATGTTAGCGGGTAACTCTATCGGTATCGATGATATGGTTATTCCACAAGCGAAATACGACCTAATTGATGACGCTCAAGCTGAAGTTGCTGAGATTCAAGACCAGTTCCAACAAGGTCTAGTAACAGCGGGTGAGAAGTACAACAAAGTAATCGATATCTGGTCAACGGCCAACGAAAAAGTATCGAAAGCTATGATGGACAACTTATCTACTGAGAAAGTTATCAATCGTGACGGCGAAGAAGAAACAATGCCTTCGTTCAATAGCGTATTTATGATGGCCGACTCTGGTGCTCGTGGTAGTGCCGCTCAGATTCGTCAGCTAGCTGGTATGCGTGGTCTAATGGCTAAGCCAGATGGTTCAATCATCGAAACACCAATCACAGCGAACTTCCGTGAAGGTCTGAACGTACTACAGTACTTCATCTCTACTCACGGTGCGCGTAAAGGTTTGGCCGATACGGCACTTAAAACAGCGAACTCTGGTTACCTAACTCGACGTCTTGTTGATGTTGGCCAAGATTTGGTTATCAACGAGCATGACTGTGGTACGACTGAAGGTCTAACAATGAAGCCTCTAATTGAAGGCGGTGACGTTGTTGAACCATTACGTGAACGTGTATTAGGTCGTGTAACGCTAAATGATGTAACAGCACCTAACTCAGATGAAGTTTTAGTAGAAGCTGGCGTAATGCTTGACGAAAAACTATGTGATCTCATCGAAGAACACTCAGTTGATGAAGTTGAAGTACGTTCAATCATTACTTGTGATAATGACTTTGGTGTTTGTGCGGCATGTTATGGTCGTGACTTAGCACGTGGTCACTTGATTAACCAAGGTGAGGCAGTTGGTGTAATTGCAGCACAATCAATTGGTGAGCCAGGTACACAGCTTACGATGCGTACGTTCCATATCGGTGGTGCAGCATCACGAAACACAGCAGCGAACAGTGTTCAAGTTAAGAGCGATGGTACTATCCGTCTTCATAACGCTAAACACGTAACTAATGCAGATGGTAAGTTAGTTATTACTTCACGTTCTGCGGAAGTGACAGTAATTGATGACCATGGTCGTGAGCGTGAGCGTTATAAACTTCCTTATGGTGCAGTAATGACTATTGCTGACGGTGCGGAAGTTAAAGGTAACGATACTGTTGCTAACTGGGACCCGCATTCGCATCCAATCATCGTAGAACGTCCTGCTAAAGTTCAGTTCTCTGACGTTGAAGAAGCGAATACCGAAGTTCAAACTGATGAACTTACTGGTCTTACACGTACTGTTGTTAAAGATCTATCTCTTGCAAATGCTAAAGAACCTAAGTTAATTATCGACTCTGGTGATTCTGGTATGCAGGAAATTCGTCTACCTTCATTTACTACAATCGAAGCTAAAGACGGCTCAAACGTAGTTCCAGGTGACGTACTAGCGCGTATTCCTCAAGAAGGTTCAAAAACTCGTGATATTACGGGTGGTCTACCTCGAGTAGCCGACCTATTTGAAGCTCGTAAGCCTAAAGAGCCTGCAATCCTTGCTGAAATCAGCGGTGCAGTAAGCTTTGGTAAAGAGACTAAAGGTAAGAAACGTCTTGTTATCACTCCAGTAGAGGGTGATGCACACGAAGAGATGATTCCTAAGTGGCGTCAGCTTAATGTGTTTGAAGGTGAAACAGTTGAACGCGGTGAAGTTATTGCCGACGGTCCTGAGTCTCCACATGACATCTTACGTTTACGTGGTATTACAGCATTCTCTAACTTCATCGTTAATGAAGTACAGGAAGTTTACCGACTGCAAGGCGTTAAAATTAACGACAAGCACATCGAAGCTATCTGTCGTCAGATGTTACGTAAAGCAATTATTACTGATGCAGGTCAGTCTGAGTTCCTAGTTGGAGAGCAGGTTGAAGTATCTAAAGTGAAAATCGCTAACCGTAAGCTAGCTGCTGAAGGTAAAGATTTAGTTAAGTTCACTCGTGACTTACTAGGTATTACTAAAGCATCACTTGCAACTGAGTCATTTATCTCAGCCGCTTCTTTCCAAGAAACAACTCGTGTTCTTACAGAAGCTGCAGTAAGTGGTAAGCGTGACGATCTACGTGGTCTTAAAGAAAACGTAATCGTTGGTCGCTTAATTCCAGCAGGTACTGGTTTTAGCTATCATCAAGAAAAAGCAGCAGCTGCTGCTGCATTTGATGAAGTTGAAGAGTCGGTATCAATGGAAGATGCAGAGCAAGCTTTGGCTGACGCGTTAAACGCTGAATAA
- the rpsG gene encoding 30S ribosomal protein S7, which translates to MPRRRVVGQRKVLPDPKFGSELLTKFINVVMLDGKKAVAEKIIYNALDVAAEKTGKDHLVVLDEALDNVRPTVEVKSRRVGGSTYQVPVEVRPVRRNTLAMRWLVEAARKRGEKSMALRLAHEIADAIDNKGSAVKKREDVHKMAEANKAFAHYRW; encoded by the coding sequence ATGCCAAGAAGAAGAGTCGTAGGTCAACGTAAAGTTCTTCCAGATCCTAAGTTCGGATCGGAATTACTGACCAAATTCATCAACGTAGTAATGTTAGATGGTAAAAAAGCTGTTGCTGAAAAAATCATCTACAACGCGTTAGATGTAGCTGCTGAAAAAACAGGTAAAGATCACCTTGTAGTTTTAGACGAAGCTCTAGACAACGTTCGCCCTACAGTCGAGGTTAAATCTCGTCGTGTTGGTGGTTCTACATACCAAGTTCCTGTAGAAGTTCGTCCAGTTCGTCGTAACACTCTAGCCATGCGTTGGTTAGTTGAAGCTGCCCGTAAACGAGGTGAGAAATCTATGGCGCTACGTCTAGCTCACGAAATTGCTGACGCGATTGATAACAAAGGTTCTGCTGTTAAGAAACGTGAAGACGTTCATAAAATGGCTGAAGCTAACAAAGCGTTCGCTCACTACCGTTGGTAG
- a CDS encoding helix-turn-helix domain-containing protein: MISNIIKREPRTLVENKISFAAEHSELGIYDTYQVAKKVDLRSDQILFCGMVTGKKIMHINGDNIEFSPHESFILAPNQLVKIDFPIAKLDSPTTCIAIEIASERVQQVSDNLNSCAPMLQDFGEWQYNPTALHTHHSEQTQQLLTRIVSLYSENTPDRAYLIDLAINELSARLLRQQSRDFIIAHSAKDPEANQINRVIQYILSHLAVPIDIDHLCKIAVMGRTKFFNVFKNHLGCTPIAFQQQERLKLAAKLMERGMQITEAGFEVGFLNTSHFSKAFKCFFGQSPKFYQMSKLKPQIIN, from the coding sequence ATGATTAGCAATATAATAAAAAGAGAACCGAGAACATTAGTCGAAAACAAGATTAGCTTTGCCGCAGAGCACAGCGAATTAGGTATCTACGATACTTACCAAGTAGCTAAGAAAGTAGACTTACGCTCAGACCAGATTCTGTTCTGTGGAATGGTTACTGGCAAAAAGATAATGCATATTAACGGAGACAACATAGAATTCTCTCCACATGAGTCTTTTATATTGGCACCAAATCAACTCGTTAAAATTGATTTTCCTATAGCTAAGCTAGACTCACCCACAACATGTATTGCTATAGAGATTGCCTCGGAGCGAGTACAGCAAGTCTCTGATAACCTCAATAGCTGCGCGCCTATGTTGCAAGACTTTGGTGAGTGGCAATATAATCCAACCGCCTTGCACACTCACCATTCAGAGCAAACCCAACAATTGCTTACAAGAATAGTGTCGCTATATTCTGAAAATACACCAGACAGAGCATACCTTATTGACCTCGCTATTAATGAGCTCAGTGCACGCCTGTTAAGACAGCAGTCCCGTGACTTTATAATTGCACATAGTGCAAAAGATCCAGAAGCTAATCAGATTAATAGGGTAATACAATATATCTTGAGTCACTTGGCAGTGCCCATAGATATTGATCATTTATGTAAGATTGCAGTGATGGGAAGAACAAAGTTTTTTAATGTATTTAAAAATCACCTAGGTTGCACGCCAATTGCCTTTCAACAGCAAGAGCGTTTAAAACTCGCGGCCAAATTAATGGAAAGAGGCATGCAAATTACTGAAGCGGGTTTTGAAGTTGGTTTTTTAAACACGAGTCATTTCAGTAAAGCGTTTAAGTGTTTTTTTGGTCAATCACCTAAATTTTACCAAATGAGCAAGCTAAAACCGCAAATCATCAATTAG
- the rpsL gene encoding 30S ribosomal protein S12: MATINQLVRKPRRQKTKRNMSEALDACPQRRGVCTRVYTTTPKKPNSALRKVARVRLTNGNEVTSYIGGEGHNLQEHSVILIRGGRVKDLPGVRFHTVRGALDCAGVADRKVGRSKYGTKKPKS, translated from the coding sequence ATGGCAACTATTAACCAGTTGGTACGTAAGCCTCGTCGCCAGAAGACAAAGCGTAATATGTCTGAAGCATTGGACGCATGTCCTCAAAGACGTGGTGTATGTACTCGTGTTTATACAACAACACCTAAGAAGCCGAACTCTGCACTACGTAAAGTAGCTCGTGTTCGTCTAACTAATGGTAACGAAGTAACATCTTACATCGGTGGTGAAGGTCATAACCTTCAAGAGCATAGTGTAATCTTAATCCGTGGTGGTCGTGTTAAAGACTTACCAGGTGTACGTTTCCACACCGTTCGTGGTGCACTTGACTGTGCCGGCGTAGCCGATCGTAAAGTAGGCCGTTCTAAATACGGTACGAAGAAGCCAAAATCATAA
- the exaC gene encoding acetaldehyde dehydrogenase ExaC, producing the protein MIYSKPGTDGSLITFKDTYANFIGGEWVAPVDGVYFDNVSPVDGKAFCKIPRSNHKDIELALDAAHKAKDAWGKTAAAERSNKLLKIADVMEANLELLSVAETWDNGKAIRETLAADIPLAIDHFRYFAGCLRAQEGSLAELDEHTMSYHIHEPLGVVGQIIPWNFPILMAAWKLGPALAAGNCVVLKPAEQTPVSILVLLELIQDVLPAGVLNIVNGFGAEAGDALARNKRIAKIAFTGSTPVGSHILKCAAENIIPSTVELGGKSPNLFFADVMDHEDSYLSKCIEGAVLAYFNQGEVCTCPSRLFVHEDIYDQFIEKVIQRSLDIKRGDPLDTETMVGAQASQEQFEKILSYIEIGKNEGAKVLLGGEVEKSAEDLSNGFYIQPTLLEGHNNMRIFQEEIFGPVISVSKFKDDEEALALANQTEFGLGAGVWTRDTNKAFKMGRGIQAGRVWTNCYHMYPAHAAFGGYKKSGVGRETHKMALEHYQQTKNLLVSYDTNPLGFF; encoded by the coding sequence ATGATCTATTCAAAACCCGGAACAGATGGTTCACTCATCACCTTCAAAGATACTTATGCTAATTTTATCGGCGGGGAATGGGTTGCACCAGTAGATGGTGTGTACTTTGACAATGTTAGTCCAGTCGACGGTAAAGCGTTTTGTAAAATACCTCGGTCAAACCATAAGGATATAGAACTAGCGCTAGACGCTGCACACAAAGCAAAAGATGCGTGGGGCAAAACGGCAGCAGCAGAACGTTCTAATAAGCTTTTAAAAATAGCCGACGTTATGGAAGCGAACCTAGAGCTTTTATCAGTAGCAGAGACTTGGGACAACGGCAAAGCAATTCGCGAAACCTTAGCCGCTGACATCCCGCTAGCAATTGACCACTTTCGCTATTTTGCTGGCTGTTTACGAGCACAAGAAGGTTCTTTAGCAGAGCTCGATGAGCATACTATGTCGTATCATATTCACGAACCACTAGGTGTTGTAGGCCAAATTATTCCATGGAACTTCCCTATTTTAATGGCAGCTTGGAAGCTTGGCCCTGCACTAGCAGCTGGTAATTGTGTTGTACTCAAACCTGCTGAACAAACACCAGTTTCAATACTCGTTTTATTAGAGTTAATACAAGACGTGTTACCTGCTGGTGTTTTAAATATAGTGAATGGCTTTGGCGCAGAAGCTGGTGATGCATTGGCTCGCAATAAACGAATCGCAAAAATCGCCTTTACAGGCTCCACTCCTGTGGGTTCTCATATTCTAAAATGTGCCGCTGAAAATATCATTCCTTCTACCGTAGAGTTGGGCGGCAAGTCCCCTAACCTGTTTTTTGCGGATGTTATGGATCACGAAGACAGTTATTTGAGTAAATGTATCGAAGGCGCTGTGCTTGCCTACTTTAACCAAGGCGAGGTTTGTACTTGTCCATCACGTCTTTTTGTCCATGAAGACATTTATGACCAGTTTATTGAGAAAGTTATCCAGCGTAGTTTGGACATAAAACGTGGTGACCCATTAGATACAGAAACTATGGTTGGTGCACAGGCTTCTCAAGAGCAGTTTGAAAAAATCCTATCTTATATTGAAATAGGTAAAAACGAAGGTGCAAAAGTACTTCTCGGTGGTGAAGTTGAAAAATCTGCTGAGGATTTAAGCAACGGTTTTTATATTCAACCGACTTTACTCGAAGGCCATAATAATATGCGAATTTTCCAAGAAGAGATTTTTGGTCCGGTAATTTCTGTGTCTAAGTTTAAGGATGATGAAGAAGCTTTAGCCTTAGCAAATCAAACTGAATTTGGCTTAGGAGCTGGTGTTTGGACACGAGATACAAATAAAGCATTTAAAATGGGCAGAGGCATTCAAGCCGGTAGAGTTTGGACTAATTGTTATCATATGTATCCTGCTCATGCCGCATTCGGTGGATATAAAAAATCCGGAGTGGGCAGAGAGACACATAAAATGGCATTAGAGCATTATCAACAAACCAAAAACTTATTAGTGAGCTACGACACTAACCCGCTAGGCTTCTTCTAA